From Hyphomicrobiales bacterium:
CTGGTGGCTGGTCGCCGACCGTGCATTTGTTTTCCCAGTCGCGCGGGCCGCTCGTCTATGACGAGACCATTGCCGCCTTTCGCCCGGGACCGGTGGCGGGGCCGTTCGCATGCGCGGGCGGCGCGGACGGAATATTCGACCTCGGTGGTGCAATGGCGTCCGGTGTCGCCGTGGCCGGGACCGCTATCGCCGCCCTCGGTACGTCGTCTTCTCCTGCGGCCTCGGATCTCTCCGTTCCCGCCACCCCGGGTGAGACGCCCTACGATATCCACTCCCTGTGGCACGTCGACGGCATGAAGCCGGGCGCCAAGGCTTTCGTCGACATCCAGAACGACGTCACCCTTTCCGATGTCCATCTCGCGATCCGTGAGGGCTACGGAGCCGTCGAGCACGTCAAGCGCTACACCACGGCCGGCATGGGTTTCGATCAGGGAAAGACCGGTAACATCAATGTGGTGGGGTCCGTCGCCCGCCGTCGCGGCATCGCCATGGAGGCGGTCGGCACCACGACGTTCCGCCCGCCCTACGTTCCGGTCGAATTCGGGGCGATCGCGGGCTTGCGCGAGGAATCCGTCATCCTCCCCTATCGCCACACCCCGCTCACGGCCTGGCACGTCGAGAGGGGAGCGACGATGTACGAGGCCGGCGCCCGCTGGCGGCGTCCGGGATATTATCCCCTCCCCGGTGAAAGCTTTCAGGAGACCGTCGACCGCGAAAGCAGGGTGGTGCGGGAAGGAGCCGGTATCTACGACGGCTCTCCCCTCGGCAAATTCGATATTCAGGGGCGCGACGCCGCGCGGCTCCTCGACATGCTCTACACCAACGATTTCGCATCCCTTGCGACCGGCATGGGGCGCTACGGTCTGATGTTGAGCGACGATGGCCTGATCCTCGACGATGGCGTCACGATCAAGCTCGCCGACGACCACTACTGGATGTCGACATCGACGGGCAACGCCGACCTCGTCTACCGCCACATCGAGCATTTTCTCCAGATCGAGCGACCGGAGTGGGATGTCCGCGTGACGACCATGACCACCCGTTGGGCGAATGCGACGGTCTGCGGCCCGAAGGCGCGCGAGGTCATGGAGGCCGCAGGCACCGATCTCGACCTTTCACCGTCGGCTTTTCCGTTCATGGCGATGCGAGAGGGAAGGGTTGCGGGTATTCCGGCGCGCGTCTGCCGCGTCAGCTTCACCGGCGAGCTGAGCTTCGAGGTGAACGTGCGCTCGCGCGATGCCCTCGCGCTCTGGGAGGCACTAATGGCTGCCGGCAAGGCGCATGGCATCACGCCGGTCGGCTCGGAGGGCAATCACGTGCTGCGGGTCGAGAAGGGGTTTCTCTCCCTCGGCCACGAGGCCGACGGCACCGTCGATGCCTTCGACCTCGGCATGGGTTGGATCGTCTCGAAGACGAAGGAGGATTTCATCGGCAAGCGCGCCATGGAGATCCGGCGTGCCGGACCGGCGCCACGCCGCGAACTCGTCGGCCTCCTGCCGGCTGACCCGTCGCGTCTCGTGGCGGAAGGTGCTCCCTTGACGCCGGGCGGTCGCCGGGAACCGTCGGAAGGGCTGGTGACGGCTTGCGTCTGGAGCGTCGTTGCCGGCCGCACCGTCGCGCTCGGTCTCCTCGCCAATGGCCGCGCCCGTCACGGCGAGACGGTCCATGCCCGCATGAAAGAGGATATCGCACCCATGGTCGTGACCAGACCATGCTTCCATGATCCGAAAGGCGAGCGGCTGAGGGGCTGAACCATGGCTTACGTCGTCGAAGTCAAGCGCGAGCCTATGGCCGCGGTGCTCGATCTGAAGGGCCGCGGCACGACCGTCGCGGCCGTTCTCGCGCGCCTCGGCGCCAGTCTTCCCGACCGCCCCATGACGACGGCACGCGGTCCGGACCTTGCCGTCCACTGGATCGGCAAGGACCATTGGCTGTTGACGGCGCCGATCGCCGAGGAAGCGCGGATTGCCGTGGTCGCCGAGGAGGAGGCGGAACGCATGCGCGCCGGGGGCGCCAGCGCCGTGCTGCTGAGTGACGCCTACGCCTTCTTTTCGATCCGCGGTCGCGATGCGGGCGCCATCGTCGCGATCGCGAGCCCGCTCGACGTCCACTCGCGTGCCTTTCCCGAGGAGGGTGCCGCATTGACGGAGGCATTCGGCCTGCCGGCGCTCGTCGTTCGCCGGCCGGACGGCTTCGATCTCGCCGTCGAGCGCAGCTACGCCAACATGATCGCCGACTACCTCGCCCGCGCCACCACCGGCACCGGCGGCATTTCCCATCCCTGAGCAGAGTGGAGGCCGTCCGGTCGCGGCCCGTCACTTCCTCTCCTCAGAGGTTCGCGATGAACCGCGACGCCTCGTGCGAGGCGACGGTGGCGCGCCGGATCAACTGGTCGAAATGCCGCGACAGGCGCTCGACCGTCGGGCGTGCCGTCAGCACCACGTAGATGTCGCCCATGTAGAGCGCGGCGCGCTGCTGACCGAAGACGGTGTAGGGCGCCGAATAGACCTCCCGACCGTCGTAGAGGTAGAGCCGCACGGTCGGATAGAGTTCATCGACGAGGCGGGCCATGTGCGCGAGCTGGCGGGCCCGCAGCGTCTCGGGCAACTCGCGCCAGATGTCTTCCCCGCGCTTGAGACCGAAGAGCCGTTCACGGGGCATGCAGATCTCCATGTCCGTTTCCGGTCGACGGGAATAGTCGAGCGCCTGCTCGGTGTGCTCCACCTTGATCTCGGTCGAGGGGCCGCTGCGCCGGCCGTGCTCGAAAGCAGTCACCTCGGGCAGCATGAGCAGGTCCGGGAGCCGCGAAGGCACATAGCGGATTTTCGCTCCGGCAACCTCCTTGCGCCAGGCCTCGAGGCGGGAGTCGTCGGCACCGCGCACCCCTTCCTCGATCTCGACGCTTTCGGAAACCTCCGTCGCCAGCGCATCCTCGTCCCGCAGCCCCAGCAACCAGTCGAGGCTGACACCCTGCGAATGGGCGATGTTGATCAGCGTTTCGGCGCGCGGCAGTCGTGGGCTGGCGTCGGACAGAACCTGAGCGAGCGCCGAACGGTCGACGTGCGCCGCTGCCGCGAGCCGCGCCTGGGTCAGCTGCATGCGCGCCATCAACTCGCGCAGCCGCACGCGGAAGACGGCAGCGATGTCGCGTTTGTCCATTTGATTACGGAATGAAACAATTGGTTACTAAAGAAAACATTCTGCAGTATGATTGCATCATTCTCAACCTGAAGTGAGCAATACTCACGTTGTCGTGATCGCCCGGATCCGCCCAACGTCGTGCATCTGGCACGACGGAGCTGCGCCATGGGCGATGCGAAGGGAATCAACGGCTTGGCGCCGCGGCACGGTGGTTCGACCGGGTCCGGCGCGGCGCGCGAGTGGCGGACGTTCGCCATGCTCGCGGTCTGCCACGCCGCCTGGCTTGCGGGCATCGCGGCCTTCGGTGGCATGGGGGGCCCGCCGGCGTGGTTCGGGCTGATGCTCGCCATCTTCGCCACGACCCTGCACTCCTCGCTGCAGCACGAGGCCCTGCACGGCCATCCGACCCGCAACCCGCACCTCAACGAGGCTCTCGTCTTCCTGCCGATCGGGCTCGCCTACCCTTATCGCCGCTTTCGCCTGCTGCACCTGCGCCACCACCGCAACACGCGCCTCACCGACCCCTACGACGATCCGGAAAGCTGGTTCGTCGCCGAGGGTGACTGGTCGCGCCTTTCGCCCGCGATGCGTCTCCTCCTGCGCTTCAATGCGACTCTCCTCGGCCGCCTCCTCGTCGGTCCGGCGGTCGGCGTGATCGGGTTCCTCGTCAACGACATGCGGCTGATCGCTGCCGGCGACCGGCACGTCATCGACGCCTGGCTTCGCCATCTCGCGGGGCTGGTGGTGGTGCTTGCGATCGTGGTGCTCTGGGCCGGCATCCATCCGTTGGTCTACGCGCTGGCCGTCGCCTATCCGGCACTTTCCATTCTCGGCATCCGCACCTTCGCCGAGCATCGCGCCGAGCCCGCCGTGCCGCACCGCTCGGTCATCGTCGAGAGCCGGGGGCCGTTCGCCCTGCTCTTCCTCAACAACAATCTGCACGCGCTGCACCACGCTGAACCGACCGTGGCATGGTACGACTTGCCGGCCCTCTACCGGCAGCGGCGTGATGCGGTGCTGGCGGCCAACGGGCGGTATGTGTTCAATGGCTATCGCGAGATCTTCGCCCGCTTTTTCCTGCGCCAGGTGAACGGCGTCGTTCATCCGTTCCTCCACCGCCGGACGGATGCCACACTGGCGTCTGCGGCCGGCGTTGCGTCGAACGAAGCATCGCACGAAGTCGAGGTCCGCTCGGCGGACGGGGCAAGAGTCGAAATCGAAGGGCGCAGGAACATGGCAGGTGTGACCGGATGATCCTCGCCTTCAGCTATTACGCGTTCGACGAGACGCGGGACGCCTGCGCAACGCTCGCCTCAGCGCTCGCCCGCGAACTGGAACGGGAGGGATTTTCCGGCATCGACGTGCGCCCGCCCGACGAGAGTGCGCGCCTCCATTGGCACGATCCACGCCTGCTCTTTTCGCAAACCTGTGGCCTGCCCTTCGTTCGCGAGGTCGCCAGGAGCGCCCAGCTCGTCGCCACCCCGCACTACGCCGCCGCCGGTTGCACCGGGCCCGACTACACGAGCGTCATCGTCGTTCGCAAGGATGACCCCGCCGCCTCACCCGCCGATCTCGTGGGACGTGTCGCCGCCGTGAACCGGTTCGATTCGCAGTCCGGCAGCAACGCCCTCTTTGCGGTCCTGCCGCCAGAGAGTGTCGATGCCCCCTTCCTCGAGCGTGTCGATTTGACCGGTGGGCACAACGCATCGGCCCTTCGGGTCGCCGAAGGGCGCGCGGATTGTGCCGCGATCGACTCGGTCTGCTGGGCCATGTTCAATCGTCATCAGCAAGACCTCGTTGCCCGCCTTCGCGTGATCGCTCGATCCCCGGCGCATCCCGGCCTGCCATTCATCACGGCACACGAGCGGGGCTCGCACGAGCTGGACCGCATTCGCCTGGCACTCTTTCGCATGCTCGCCGATCCATCGCCGGAGCTTGCTGCCGCCCGCCGGGCGATGCTGCTGGAAGGTGCGAGCGTTCTGGATGCCGCCGCCTATGGTTCCATTGCCGAGATGGATGCGTTCGTTGCGCCGCGCGTTGCGCCCTATCTGGATGTGACTGGTACCGCCGCGCATTGACGCAATCGGGCGCTTGCCTGCCCGCCGTTCTGCGCTAGTTTCGGGCGCGAATGGATGGGCCGCGTCCGGCGGTCCGCAAGGAACCGGCAGGTGAAGAAATGGCAGAGATACCGGGCCACGCGCGGGTGTGCATTGTCGGCGGCGGCGTCATGGGCGTCGGCCTCCTCTATCATCTGGTCGAGGAGGGATGGACGGATGTCGTCCTCGTCGAAAAGGGCGAGTTGACGTCGGGTTCGACCTGGCACGCCGCTGGCCAGTGTCCGCAGTTCGTCGGCTCCTACAACCTCGCCAAGATCCACCTCGAGGGCACGCTCCTCTATCCGCGCCTCGAGGAATTGACCGGCCAGGCCGTGAGCTGGCACGGCTGCGGTGGCATCCGCCTCGCGCTCTCGGACGAAGAGGTCGACTGGTTCCACCGGGTCGAGGCGATGTC
This genomic window contains:
- a CDS encoding sarcosine oxidase subunit gamma, which gives rise to MAYVVEVKREPMAAVLDLKGRGTTVAAVLARLGASLPDRPMTTARGPDLAVHWIGKDHWLLTAPIAEEARIAVVAEEEAERMRAGGASAVLLSDAYAFFSIRGRDAGAIVAIASPLDVHSRAFPEEGAALTEAFGLPALVVRRPDGFDLAVERSYANMIADYLARATTGTGGISHP
- a CDS encoding fatty acid desaturase, whose product is MGDAKGINGLAPRHGGSTGSGAAREWRTFAMLAVCHAAWLAGIAAFGGMGGPPAWFGLMLAIFATTLHSSLQHEALHGHPTRNPHLNEALVFLPIGLAYPYRRFRLLHLRHHRNTRLTDPYDDPESWFVAEGDWSRLSPAMRLLLRFNATLLGRLLVGPAVGVIGFLVNDMRLIAAGDRHVIDAWLRHLAGLVVVLAIVVLWAGIHPLVYALAVAYPALSILGIRTFAEHRAEPAVPHRSVIVESRGPFALLFLNNNLHALHHAEPTVAWYDLPALYRQRRDAVLAANGRYVFNGYREIFARFFLRQVNGVVHPFLHRRTDATLASAAGVASNEASHEVEVRSADGARVEIEGRRNMAGVTG
- a CDS encoding PhnD/SsuA/transferrin family substrate-binding protein, whose product is MILAFSYYAFDETRDACATLASALARELEREGFSGIDVRPPDESARLHWHDPRLLFSQTCGLPFVREVARSAQLVATPHYAAAGCTGPDYTSVIVVRKDDPAASPADLVGRVAAVNRFDSQSGSNALFAVLPPESVDAPFLERVDLTGGHNASALRVAEGRADCAAIDSVCWAMFNRHQQDLVARLRVIARSPAHPGLPFITAHERGSHELDRIRLALFRMLADPSPELAAARRAMLLEGASVLDAAAYGSIAEMDAFVAPRVAPYLDVTGTAAH
- a CDS encoding helix-turn-helix domain-containing protein, coding for MDKRDIAAVFRVRLRELMARMQLTQARLAAAAHVDRSALAQVLSDASPRLPRAETLINIAHSQGVSLDWLLGLRDEDALATEVSESVEIEEGVRGADDSRLEAWRKEVAGAKIRYVPSRLPDLLMLPEVTAFEHGRRSGPSTEIKVEHTEQALDYSRRPETDMEICMPRERLFGLKRGEDIWRELPETLRARQLAHMARLVDELYPTVRLYLYDGREVYSAPYTVFGQQRAALYMGDIYVVLTARPTVERLSRHFDQLIRRATVASHEASRFIANL
- a CDS encoding sarcosine oxidase subunit alpha family protein; the encoded protein is MKHNAFRLPSGGAIDRSRPLRFRFNGWEYVGYEGDTLASALLANGVSLTGRSFKYHRPRGIVGAGVEEPASLVELQGGDASANQPITAVRLREGLDARSVNCWPSPSFDLMAINQLFSGLLPAAFYYKTFMWPDWHLFEPFIRRAAGLAGAPARRPDKGRYESRNWHCDVLVVGAGPAGLMAALTAGRAGCRVVLVDDQSEPGGSLLACRTTIDGLPGVDWAAKVAAELDAMPDVVRLTDATAWAVRENNYVLVTERSPDVAHLLQRTWRIRARRLIVAAGAIERMLVFEGNDRPGVMLASAARRYVNRHAVVPGRRAVIFANNSSAYDAAGDLAAAGIAVEAIVDARPHGAPGQERLPAGTQLRAGHVVAKAHGRRRVDGVAIRPIDGGRSEDIDCDLLCLSGGWSPTVHLFSQSRGPLVYDETIAAFRPGPVAGPFACAGGADGIFDLGGAMASGVAVAGTAIAALGTSSSPAASDLSVPATPGETPYDIHSLWHVDGMKPGAKAFVDIQNDVTLSDVHLAIREGYGAVEHVKRYTTAGMGFDQGKTGNINVVGSVARRRGIAMEAVGTTTFRPPYVPVEFGAIAGLREESVILPYRHTPLTAWHVERGATMYEAGARWRRPGYYPLPGESFQETVDRESRVVREGAGIYDGSPLGKFDIQGRDAARLLDMLYTNDFASLATGMGRYGLMLSDDGLILDDGVTIKLADDHYWMSTSTGNADLVYRHIEHFLQIERPEWDVRVTTMTTRWANATVCGPKAREVMEAAGTDLDLSPSAFPFMAMREGRVAGIPARVCRVSFTGELSFEVNVRSRDALALWEALMAAGKAHGITPVGSEGNHVLRVEKGFLSLGHEADGTVDAFDLGMGWIVSKTKEDFIGKRAMEIRRAGPAPRRELVGLLPADPSRLVAEGAPLTPGGRREPSEGLVTACVWSVVAGRTVALGLLANGRARHGETVHARMKEDIAPMVVTRPCFHDPKGERLRG